A genome region from Anaerolineae bacterium includes the following:
- a CDS encoding YvcK family protein, whose product MTRIVTIGGGTGAPTVLQALIRAGFSDINAICAATDSGGQTGVIRSDERDQVIAISDLLRNLLALTPPESSQMDNVGIFREIINFSDGRNRNLGYTIYYALLEKYDNDYLQVQRSLERLLGIQFMGCAIPATSQSATICFQSESGNIYHGEHELDRYSMSQDMIDRVWIEPLVSASPGVIEVIMQATHIVYCPGSMYGSVIANLLPKGVTKALEQTTAKKIFISNLVSVRNETHNFTPEDFWHLFQTYTGLDRPFAVMVVPDLSKAEFENRYTTIAGHYAKYHSYFLGWTAEELRPMQERGVELEMGDHYSLTQQFNRLRHDPLKLAKILQRVIV is encoded by the coding sequence ATGACGAGGATTGTAACCATTGGAGGTGGAACCGGGGCGCCGACAGTATTACAGGCCTTGATCAGAGCAGGCTTTAGCGATATTAACGCCATCTGCGCCGCCACGGATTCAGGCGGGCAAACAGGCGTCATCCGTTCAGATGAACGAGACCAGGTAATTGCCATATCTGATTTGTTGCGTAATCTTTTAGCCTTAACCCCGCCAGAAAGTAGCCAAATGGACAATGTGGGCATTTTCAGAGAGATTATCAATTTTTCAGATGGCCGTAACCGGAATCTGGGTTATACAATTTACTATGCCTTGTTAGAAAAATATGATAATGACTATTTGCAGGTGCAACGATCATTGGAAAGGTTGCTGGGGATTCAGTTTATGGGGTGCGCCATTCCCGCCACCTCGCAATCTGCTACCATTTGTTTCCAATCTGAAAGCGGGAATATATATCACGGCGAACATGAATTGGATCGTTATTCTATGTCGCAGGACATGATTGACCGGGTCTGGATTGAGCCGTTAGTATCGGCCAGCCCGGGGGTCATTGAGGTTATTATGCAGGCCACGCACATTGTTTACTGTCCCGGCAGTATGTACGGCTCGGTGATTGCTAATCTGTTGCCCAAAGGCGTTACTAAAGCCCTGGAGCAAACAACGGCCAAAAAGATTTTTATCAGTAATTTGGTCTCGGTGCGGAATGAAACCCATAACTTTACCCCGGAAGATTTTTGGCATCTGTTCCAAACTTATACCGGCCTGGATCGTCCCTTTGCGGTGATGGTAGTGCCTGATCTGTCAAAAGCGGAATTTGAAAATAGATACACCACCATAGCCGGCCATTACGCCAAATATCACTCGTACTTTTTGGGATGGACGGCGGAAGAGTTAAGGCCAATGCAAGAGAGAGGGGTAGAATTAGAGATGGGCGACCACTATTCGCTCACCCAGCAGTTCAACCGTTTGCGGCACGATCCGCTGAAATTAGCCAAAATCTTGCAGCGGGTGATTGTTTAA